The following are encoded together in the Kribbella voronezhensis genome:
- a CDS encoding type II secretion system F family protein, giving the protein MSAAAAAGALVLVALLMILPPRGRGLHRLAAASSSPPGLVDRRRKLSLGGTDLTRTTGRRLGRLTLAAAISAVFLGSLGLHVLVSVAAVGVIVTVVFWQRAKHRRRSAAAVLRAQVIEACDVLSADLTAGRPPAEALDGAATICADLQIASAACRLGGDVPAALELLAENPGAEGLRALAAAWRVADESGAPFAAITDRLAESLRADEAIRRQTAASLAGARATARLLAVLPFFGAALGYALGADPITFLTATHPGAAVLAAGLALSITGLTWTDHLAKEQTP; this is encoded by the coding sequence ATGAGCGCCGCCGCCGCAGCCGGCGCACTGGTGCTCGTCGCCCTGCTGATGATCCTGCCGCCCCGCGGCCGCGGTCTTCATCGCTTGGCCGCCGCCTCTTCCTCGCCGCCCGGGCTGGTCGATCGACGCCGAAAGCTCTCCCTGGGCGGCACCGACCTCACCCGTACTACGGGCCGTCGGCTCGGCAGGCTCACGCTCGCGGCTGCCATCTCTGCCGTCTTCCTGGGCTCTCTGGGCCTGCACGTGCTGGTCTCGGTCGCTGCTGTCGGGGTCATCGTCACGGTTGTCTTCTGGCAGCGGGCCAAGCATCGTCGCCGGTCAGCCGCTGCCGTTCTTCGAGCTCAGGTCATCGAGGCGTGCGACGTTCTCAGTGCCGACCTGACCGCGGGCCGGCCACCGGCTGAAGCGCTCGACGGAGCCGCCACGATCTGCGCCGACCTGCAGATCGCCTCCGCCGCCTGCCGCCTCGGCGGCGACGTGCCGGCCGCTCTCGAACTGCTCGCCGAAAACCCTGGCGCCGAAGGCCTCCGCGCCCTGGCCGCCGCCTGGCGAGTAGCCGACGAATCAGGTGCCCCTTTCGCGGCGATCACCGATCGCCTGGCCGAGTCCTTACGAGCCGACGAGGCGATCCGCCGCCAAACCGCCGCCAGCCTCGCTGGCGCGCGAGCCACAGCCCGCCTACTCGCAGTACTGCCCTTCTTCGGCGCCGCCCTCGGCTACGCACTCGGTGCCGACCCCATCACCTTCCTCACCGCCACCCACCCAGGAGCAGCAGTCCTCGCAGCAGGCCTAGCCCTCTCCATCACCGGCCTCACCTGGACCGACCACCTAGCCAAAGAACAAACCCCATGA
- a CDS encoding response regulator transcription factor, protein MIWNRSPAQLLRTHFPGARTVTPEARLPDRIRLLLVDDQILSRGVLRSGLERERDLEIVAEINRTDDVVGAAKRHRANVALLDAAGPGYDSIHVTTELRTSMPECRVLMLTTYGRPGHLRRGLDAGAKGFALKGSPTPQLADAVRRVHLGLRVVDANLAAETLLYTETPLTEGETSTLRAARDGGSVALMAQKLAVSERVVRTRLWSAIGKTGARTRADAIQIAEHNGWLAD, encoded by the coding sequence ATGATCTGGAACCGAAGTCCTGCCCAACTCCTCCGGACGCACTTCCCCGGCGCCCGGACGGTCACCCCGGAGGCTCGTTTGCCCGACCGCATCCGGCTGCTCCTGGTCGACGACCAGATCCTCAGCCGAGGCGTCCTCAGAAGCGGCCTGGAACGCGAACGGGATCTGGAGATTGTCGCCGAGATCAACCGGACCGACGACGTCGTCGGCGCCGCCAAACGCCATCGCGCGAACGTCGCGTTGCTCGACGCGGCCGGTCCTGGCTACGACAGCATCCACGTGACCACCGAGCTACGTACGTCCATGCCCGAGTGCCGCGTACTGATGCTCACCACCTACGGCCGCCCCGGTCACCTCCGCCGCGGCCTCGATGCGGGCGCCAAGGGCTTCGCGCTCAAAGGCAGCCCGACCCCGCAACTGGCCGACGCCGTACGCCGGGTGCATCTCGGCCTCCGCGTCGTCGACGCCAACCTGGCCGCCGAGACCCTGCTGTACACCGAGACGCCTTTGACCGAAGGCGAAACCAGCACCCTCCGCGCCGCCCGCGACGGCGGCTCCGTCGCACTGATGGCGCAGAAACTCGCCGTCTCCGAACGCGTCGTCCGCACCCGCCTCTGGTCCGCCATCGGCAAAACCGGCGCCCGCACCCGAGCCGACGCCATCCAAATAGCCGAACACAACGGCTGGCTAGCCGACTAA
- the ssd gene encoding septum site-determining protein Ssd, translated as MDNTSLPPAVLFATADEMLLDDLLRLAAAVEVTPQVEHDLLGLRRCWQSPVLVVVGQDLVEPLARAQPVRRSGVVVAGVDADDPEAYRRAFAIGAEGVFPLPAEEAALGDKLADTLDGGVRSAVTLAFVGGCGGAGVTTLAAAVAMTGSRRGLRTMVIDGDPLGGGIDLALGSEAEQGSRWPELINAAGRVSSGALRAALPLVNGLAVLSWDQSDAPALPPEAMRSVVGAAQRSSDLVVLDMPRRPDPASEEAFVRATSTLLVVPRNVRACAAAARLVLPLRDVATDLRLVAREPALSGLSAVDVADHLSLPLAASVGRAERELAAQMDEGRFDPRPRTAYGRAAAELLDLFGLYGQVAA; from the coding sequence ATGGACAACACTTCCCTGCCGCCGGCGGTCCTGTTCGCCACCGCCGACGAGATGCTGCTCGACGACCTGCTGCGCCTGGCCGCGGCGGTCGAGGTGACCCCTCAGGTGGAGCACGACCTGCTCGGCCTGCGCCGCTGCTGGCAATCGCCGGTTCTCGTTGTCGTCGGCCAGGACCTGGTCGAGCCACTGGCCCGCGCCCAACCCGTCCGCCGGTCCGGCGTCGTCGTGGCCGGCGTGGACGCCGACGACCCCGAGGCGTATCGCCGCGCGTTCGCGATCGGTGCCGAAGGCGTCTTTCCGCTGCCGGCCGAAGAAGCTGCGCTCGGTGACAAACTCGCGGACACCTTGGACGGCGGGGTGCGGTCTGCTGTGACCCTGGCGTTCGTCGGTGGTTGTGGCGGAGCAGGCGTCACCACACTGGCCGCTGCCGTCGCAATGACCGGAAGCAGGCGAGGGCTGCGGACCATGGTGATCGACGGGGATCCGTTGGGTGGTGGCATCGACCTCGCCCTGGGCAGCGAAGCCGAGCAGGGCTCACGGTGGCCGGAGCTGATCAACGCTGCCGGTCGGGTCAGCTCCGGCGCACTGCGGGCTGCTCTGCCCTTGGTGAATGGGTTGGCCGTGTTGTCGTGGGATCAGTCCGACGCGCCGGCGTTGCCACCCGAGGCGATGCGCTCGGTGGTGGGTGCCGCGCAGCGAAGCAGCGACCTCGTGGTGCTCGACATGCCGCGCCGGCCTGATCCGGCCTCGGAAGAAGCCTTCGTCCGGGCCACGTCGACGCTGCTGGTCGTCCCGCGGAATGTGCGGGCGTGCGCCGCGGCGGCCCGGCTGGTGCTGCCGCTGCGGGATGTTGCCACCGATCTGCGTTTGGTGGCGCGAGAGCCCGCGCTGAGCGGTTTGTCGGCCGTCGACGTGGCGGATCATCTGTCGCTGCCTCTCGCCGCCAGCGTCGGCCGCGCCGAGCGTGAGCTGGCTGCTCAGATGGACGAGGGGCGCTTCGATCCCCGGCCGCGAACGGCGTACGGGCGAGCAGCCGCAGAGCTGCTGGATCTCTTCGGTCTGTACGGACAGGTCGCCGCATGA
- a CDS encoding Rv3654c family TadE-like protein, which produces MTSPGSKTYPPNRSPIGLAGRARSRQLQRFKCRHLERRGGRRSERGAGTLLGLWVAMVLLTAGVVAVLWAAVSIGTHRAAAAADLVALSAAQALQAGEPDPCRTAQRIAATQHVDLRTCQLQGETVAVEVRIVLRLGVLGSPSINTPARAGPIDDEGAN; this is translated from the coding sequence ATGACCTCACCAGGCTCCAAAACCTATCCCCCAAACCGCTCCCCGATCGGTCTCGCAGGGCGCGCCCGCAGTCGGCAACTACAGCGGTTCAAGTGCCGTCATCTCGAGCGCCGAGGGGGACGTCGTTCAGAGCGGGGCGCAGGTACGTTGCTAGGGCTGTGGGTTGCCATGGTGCTCTTGACTGCGGGAGTCGTCGCCGTGCTGTGGGCTGCCGTCTCGATCGGCACGCATCGTGCGGCGGCCGCCGCGGATCTGGTGGCGCTGAGCGCAGCCCAAGCCTTACAAGCCGGCGAGCCCGACCCCTGCCGAACAGCGCAACGAATCGCCGCCACCCAGCACGTCGACCTACGAACCTGCCAACTCCAAGGCGAAACAGTCGCAGTCGAAGTCCGCATCGTTCTGCGCCTGGGCGTCCTGGGATCTCCGTCCATCAACACTCCCGCCCGCGCCGGTCCTATTGATGACGAAGGAGCAAACTAG
- a CDS encoding NYN domain-containing protein, which yields MTSERERLIVVDAANVVGSRPDGWWRDRPGAARRLLDKLTMLGPKLSEPVEIVVVLEGAARRAMKDAPPLGDLRIVLADHEGDDAIVEVVKTAATADPDRLITVVTADRALRERIEAHGAEPTGPRWLWDHLDQ from the coding sequence ATGACATCAGAACGCGAGCGGTTGATCGTGGTCGACGCGGCGAATGTGGTGGGGTCACGTCCGGACGGCTGGTGGCGTGATCGCCCCGGCGCAGCCCGGCGGCTGCTCGACAAGCTGACCATGCTCGGACCGAAGCTGTCCGAACCGGTCGAGATCGTCGTCGTCCTCGAAGGAGCCGCCCGACGAGCGATGAAGGACGCTCCGCCACTGGGCGACCTGCGAATCGTCCTCGCCGACCACGAAGGCGACGACGCCATCGTCGAGGTCGTGAAGACCGCTGCCACCGCCGACCCTGACCGTCTGATCACCGTCGTCACCGCCGACCGCGCCCTCCGCGAACGCATCGAAGCCCACGGCGCCGAGCCCACAGGCCCCCGCTGGCTCTGGGACCACCTGGACCAGTAG
- a CDS encoding CehA/McbA family metallohydrolase: MAVTSYRQRWTLDDRASSVWHSLPVDIPPGCAGLSVTLTVPAVEGAVIDLGCEGAAGWRGWSGGARRSFAITPTAATPGYLAGELEAGTWFVVIGLHRVPVEGVELVVEAVTGPVSVIPGQEEYGALTAAVGVPARPPRRELPAADGLRWVAGDFHAHSLHSDGSTPVANLAALGVSAGLDVMAITDHNTEAHHCELPGVGRQFGIGLIPGQEVTTDTGHANAFGAIGVVDFRRPAADWVTEVAQRGGLLSINHPLGGDCSWRYPLPEHPPLAEVWHSSWLDHQWGGPVAWWQAWGLGSTTPIGGSDYHNPSSLTTPGIPTTWIAIDAAAEGPDELVPAVLEGLAAGRTAISAGYDAPVVLHNGNELAVIDAPNTLLLTADGTRHPIRTPYETIPAPTTPGTALITHTNRFLSLTT, translated from the coding sequence ATGGCTGTCACCAGCTACCGCCAGCGCTGGACCCTCGACGACCGGGCTTCGTCGGTCTGGCATTCGCTGCCGGTCGACATCCCGCCCGGCTGTGCCGGGTTGTCGGTGACGTTGACCGTGCCGGCGGTCGAGGGTGCGGTGATCGATCTCGGGTGTGAGGGCGCCGCCGGCTGGCGCGGCTGGTCGGGTGGCGCGCGGCGGTCTTTTGCGATCACTCCTACTGCGGCGACGCCCGGCTACCTGGCTGGTGAGCTGGAGGCCGGCACCTGGTTCGTGGTCATCGGACTGCACCGGGTGCCTGTCGAAGGTGTCGAGCTGGTTGTCGAGGCCGTCACCGGCCCGGTCTCGGTGATCCCCGGCCAGGAGGAGTACGGCGCGTTGACGGCTGCCGTCGGCGTACCGGCTCGGCCGCCGCGTCGCGAGTTGCCGGCTGCCGACGGGCTTCGATGGGTGGCTGGTGACTTCCATGCCCACTCGTTGCACTCGGACGGCTCGACTCCGGTCGCCAACCTCGCGGCGCTCGGAGTATCGGCGGGGCTGGACGTCATGGCCATCACCGATCACAACACCGAGGCGCATCACTGCGAACTGCCGGGGGTCGGCCGGCAGTTCGGGATCGGGCTGATCCCTGGTCAGGAGGTGACCACGGACACCGGCCATGCGAACGCCTTCGGCGCGATCGGGGTGGTCGACTTCCGTCGGCCTGCTGCTGACTGGGTTACCGAGGTTGCCCAACGCGGCGGGCTGCTCTCGATCAACCATCCGCTCGGCGGGGACTGCTCGTGGCGGTATCCGCTGCCGGAGCATCCGCCGCTGGCCGAGGTGTGGCACTCGTCCTGGCTCGACCATCAGTGGGGTGGGCCTGTCGCCTGGTGGCAGGCGTGGGGGCTCGGCTCGACCACTCCGATCGGTGGCAGCGACTACCACAACCCGTCGTCGCTGACGACGCCCGGAATCCCCACCACCTGGATAGCTATCGACGCCGCCGCCGAAGGCCCGGACGAACTGGTCCCCGCCGTACTGGAAGGCCTGGCCGCCGGCCGCACCGCCATCTCCGCCGGCTACGACGCCCCCGTAGTACTCCACAACGGCAACGAACTGGCAGTCATCGACGCCCCCAACACCCTCCTCCTCACCGCCGACGGCACCCGCCACCCCATCCGCACCCCCTACGAAACCATCCCCGCCCCCACCACCCCCGGCACCGCCCTCATCACCCACACCAACCGCTTCCTCTCCCTAACCACCTAA
- a CDS encoding YciI family protein has translation MFVLELTYTAPLERVDELMADHVTWLRGHYDSGTFLASGRKVPRDGGAILAVGEDASAMEELVKTDPFAIAGVCEYRVMQFVASNVATDLEKYRETLS, from the coding sequence ATGTTCGTTTTGGAGCTGACCTACACCGCACCGCTCGAACGGGTCGACGAGTTGATGGCTGACCACGTGACCTGGCTCAGGGGGCACTACGACTCCGGTACGTTCCTGGCTTCCGGGCGCAAGGTGCCGCGCGATGGTGGAGCTATCCTGGCGGTCGGCGAGGATGCGTCGGCGATGGAGGAGTTGGTGAAGACCGACCCGTTCGCGATTGCCGGTGTCTGTGAGTACCGGGTCATGCAGTTTGTGGCGAGCAATGTCGCGACCGACCTCGAGAAGTACCGCGAGACGCTCAGCTGA
- a CDS encoding type II secretion system F family protein: MLIAVVLAGLAVALLVPGPPGTRRLARRPARLARRFTLPATSRRHRLVAIIAACGALLLFGFPLGALLAPIIAFAVPIGLSRLEPASERRRRTRIAADLPLAVDLLAACLRAGRPPQAAVGTVAKAISGPLGELLAGVGHRLGLGADPVDAWSTLLAEPPCASLARAVQRALRSGAPLAKSLEHLADDARRARRWTVEEQARAVESRAVVPLGLCFLPAFVLLGVVPTVAGSLGGVLHLFS, from the coding sequence ATGCTGATAGCCGTGGTGTTGGCGGGGCTGGCGGTGGCGCTCTTGGTGCCGGGACCACCTGGGACGCGTCGTCTTGCTCGGCGCCCTGCTCGACTCGCCCGCCGGTTCACCCTTCCGGCGACGTCCCGCCGGCATCGCCTGGTAGCGATCATCGCGGCGTGCGGTGCGCTGCTGCTCTTCGGCTTCCCGCTGGGCGCCCTCCTGGCACCGATCATCGCCTTCGCCGTCCCCATCGGTCTCAGCCGGCTCGAACCAGCTTCCGAACGAAGGCGTCGAACCCGCATCGCAGCCGACCTCCCTCTGGCAGTCGACCTCCTCGCCGCCTGCTTGCGAGCCGGACGACCACCTCAAGCTGCAGTCGGCACAGTCGCGAAGGCGATCAGCGGCCCCCTCGGCGAGCTACTGGCCGGAGTTGGTCATCGCCTCGGGCTAGGTGCGGACCCAGTCGATGCCTGGTCCACACTCCTCGCCGAGCCACCCTGCGCCAGCCTCGCCCGCGCAGTACAACGTGCCCTGCGCTCTGGTGCCCCTCTGGCGAAATCACTCGAACACCTCGCCGACGACGCTCGACGCGCCCGGCGCTGGACCGTCGAGGAGCAGGCTCGTGCTGTCGAGTCCCGAGCAGTGGTGCCGCTCGGCCTCTGCTTCCTCCCAGCCTTCGTCCTGCTCGGCGTGGTACCGACCGTCGCCGGCTCGTTGGGAGGAGTCCTTCACCTCTTCAGCTGA
- a CDS encoding TadA family conjugal transfer-associated ATPase: MNVSAELLERVRKTLAAQGSEPTPARVAAALRADGGVFGDSTVLAVVAALRREALGAGPLDGLLSEPGITDILVNGANEVYVDRGSGLERVALRTGDESAVRRLATRLAAAAGRRLDDATPYVDVRLPDGTRFHAVLSPVAAPGTCLSLRVPSRKVFDLEELVAAGSLPPGGASVLRDLLDARLAFLISGGTGTGKTTLLNCLLSLVDESERLVLVEDASELRPDHPHVIRLEARPPNVEGSGEITMRDLVRQALRMRPDRLVIGEVRGAEVVDLLSALNTGHEGGCGTVHANSASDVPARLEALGAMAGLGRDALHSQVSSALQAVIHLVRGADGRRRIAEVRVVGRTADGLATTLPAVRFVADGKLELCDGASRFTKLLAGAA, from the coding sequence ATGAACGTTTCGGCCGAGCTGCTCGAGCGAGTCCGCAAGACCCTTGCTGCGCAGGGATCCGAGCCGACGCCCGCGCGGGTTGCCGCCGCGCTCCGTGCCGACGGCGGGGTGTTCGGCGACTCCACTGTCCTCGCGGTGGTGGCGGCCCTGCGCCGAGAGGCCTTGGGCGCAGGGCCACTAGACGGCCTACTGTCCGAGCCCGGCATCACCGACATCCTGGTGAACGGCGCGAACGAGGTCTACGTCGATCGCGGCTCAGGGCTCGAGCGAGTAGCCCTCCGCACCGGCGACGAATCCGCCGTACGCCGATTGGCGACCCGCCTCGCCGCAGCAGCCGGGCGTCGCCTGGACGACGCGACGCCGTACGTCGATGTGCGACTGCCGGACGGGACGCGATTCCACGCCGTGCTCTCGCCGGTCGCCGCACCCGGGACCTGTCTGTCGTTGCGCGTGCCGTCCCGCAAGGTCTTCGACTTGGAGGAGTTGGTGGCCGCCGGTTCGTTGCCTCCTGGTGGAGCTTCCGTGCTGCGGGATCTGCTGGATGCGCGGTTGGCCTTCCTGATCAGTGGCGGCACGGGAACGGGGAAGACGACGCTGCTCAACTGCCTGCTGTCGCTGGTGGACGAGTCCGAGCGGTTGGTGCTGGTCGAGGACGCGAGCGAGCTGCGTCCGGATCACCCGCACGTGATCCGGTTGGAGGCCCGGCCGCCCAACGTCGAGGGCTCCGGCGAGATCACCATGCGAGACCTGGTCAGGCAGGCGTTGCGAATGCGTCCCGATCGGCTCGTGATCGGAGAGGTGCGAGGCGCCGAGGTCGTCGATCTGCTGAGTGCGCTCAATACAGGGCATGAGGGTGGCTGCGGCACGGTCCACGCCAACTCGGCCTCGGATGTGCCGGCCCGCCTGGAGGCGCTCGGCGCGATGGCTGGATTGGGGCGCGACGCCTTGCACAGTCAGGTGTCGTCGGCACTGCAGGCCGTCATCCATCTGGTGCGGGGAGCCGATGGCAGACGACGAATCGCCGAGGTGCGGGTGGTCGGCCGAACGGCTGACGGGCTCGCCACGACACTGCCGGCTGTCCGTTTTGTTGCCGATGGCAAGCTTGAGCTCTGCGACGGAGCCAGTCGGTTCACCAAACTGCTCGCAGGTGCCGCATGA
- a CDS encoding TadE family type IV pilus minor pilin: MFETDDGCDPQMPAGVRPASRSGERGAVTAEVAFAIPVLLATMLFGVWLAGVVIANVRCIDTARDVARAVARGEPLESAQQLGSRTAPRDATITITQSDPDIQVTVSAPITPDWPLLAQLPPLHAQANATIQSEPATARPLP; the protein is encoded by the coding sequence ATGTTCGAAACTGATGATGGGTGTGACCCGCAGATGCCCGCAGGTGTCCGACCGGCATCTCGCTCAGGAGAGCGCGGTGCCGTCACCGCAGAAGTAGCCTTCGCGATACCGGTGCTATTGGCAACTATGCTCTTCGGCGTCTGGCTCGCCGGCGTGGTGATAGCCAACGTCCGCTGTATCGACACAGCAAGAGACGTGGCCCGCGCAGTAGCTCGCGGCGAACCCCTCGAATCAGCCCAGCAACTCGGCAGCCGCACAGCTCCTCGAGACGCAACGATCACCATCACCCAATCAGACCCAGACATCCAAGTAACCGTCTCCGCCCCGATAACCCCCGACTGGCCCCTACTAGCCCAGCTCCCACCCCTACACGCCCAAGCCAACGCAACAATCCAATCCGAACCAGCCACCGCCCGCCCACTCCCATGA
- a CDS encoding ABC transporter ATP-binding protein has protein sequence MAGIDIEGLATVYPNGVRAVDGLDLTVADGEFFALLGPSGCGKTTLLRTIAGLESATEGTVRIDSIDVTRLEPGKRGVAMVFQDYALFPHMNVSENITYPLKVRRVAAATRASVAEKTGDELSLQGLLERRPGQLSGGQQQRVALARAIASEGKVLLLDEPLSNLDARLRLEARTFLKKLQKDLGITTVFVTHDQAEALALADRIAVMQSGKLRQLGSPREVFARPANTFVANFIGSTPMNLLPGTVGSDGVTIAGGSLPAATGSVPAGAEVTVGVRPEYLTLSTGDVSGPAVRGSVVVAENLGTQSLVTVDCDGTLIGVTVPEEDEPSPGTPVVLTASEQRVLVYDKESGELLARQPAVV, from the coding sequence ATGGCCGGTATCGACATCGAAGGCCTGGCGACCGTCTACCCCAACGGCGTGCGCGCCGTCGACGGGCTCGACCTGACGGTCGCCGACGGCGAGTTCTTCGCGCTGCTCGGTCCGTCCGGGTGTGGCAAGACGACGCTGCTGCGGACCATCGCGGGGCTGGAGTCCGCGACCGAGGGCACCGTCCGGATCGACAGCATCGACGTCACCCGGCTCGAGCCGGGCAAGCGTGGCGTGGCGATGGTCTTCCAGGACTACGCGCTGTTCCCGCACATGAACGTCTCCGAGAACATCACCTATCCGTTGAAGGTACGGCGGGTCGCCGCGGCGACGCGTGCATCTGTCGCCGAGAAGACCGGCGACGAGCTTTCCCTGCAGGGGTTGCTCGAACGGCGGCCGGGACAGCTGTCCGGTGGTCAGCAGCAGCGGGTCGCGCTGGCGCGGGCTATCGCGTCCGAGGGCAAGGTGCTGCTGCTGGACGAGCCCCTGTCGAACCTGGACGCGCGGCTTCGGCTGGAGGCACGGACCTTCCTGAAGAAGCTCCAGAAGGACCTCGGCATCACGACGGTCTTCGTGACGCACGACCAGGCCGAGGCGTTGGCTCTGGCCGATCGGATCGCAGTGATGCAGTCCGGGAAGTTGCGGCAGCTCGGTAGTCCGCGCGAGGTGTTCGCCCGGCCGGCCAACACCTTCGTGGCCAACTTCATCGGATCGACGCCGATGAACCTGCTGCCGGGGACCGTCGGCTCGGACGGCGTCACGATCGCGGGGGGATCGTTGCCTGCGGCCACTGGTTCGGTCCCGGCCGGCGCGGAGGTGACGGTCGGCGTACGGCCGGAGTACCTCACCTTGTCGACCGGCGATGTGAGTGGGCCCGCGGTTCGCGGCTCTGTGGTCGTGGCCGAGAACCTGGGAACGCAGTCACTTGTCACGGTGGACTGCGACGGCACACTGATCGGTGTCACCGTGCCGGAGGAGGACGAGCCTTCGCCCGGTACGCCCGTGGTTCTGACGGCCTCGGAGCAACGAGTCCTCGTGTACGACAAGGAGTCCGGCGAACTGCTGGCCCGGCAACCCGCGGTGGTCTGA
- a CDS encoding aldo/keto reductase, translating into MQIEPTLRIGELTVHRLGFGAMRLTEFRPVRDRTEQIKVARRAVELGVDFIDTADAYGVGANEELLAEALHPYSENLVIATKVGHTRPSPSEWKPVGRPEYLRQAAELSLRRLRLERIDLLQLHRVDPLVPFADQLGALAQLQAEGKVWHIGLSEVTVEQLEQARAMVDIVSVQNRYNLTDREHDPVIEYCELHGIAFVPWLPIANGDHLARPLLVEIATEAGATPAQVSLAWLLHRSPMMVPIPGTSSEAHLVENVAAAQLELTADQLDRLDSVGSER; encoded by the coding sequence ATGCAGATCGAACCGACACTGAGGATCGGCGAACTCACAGTGCACAGGCTGGGGTTCGGCGCGATGAGATTGACGGAATTCCGCCCGGTGCGGGATCGCACCGAGCAGATCAAGGTCGCCCGCCGAGCCGTCGAGCTGGGAGTCGACTTCATCGACACGGCCGATGCCTATGGTGTCGGCGCGAACGAGGAGCTTCTCGCAGAGGCCCTTCATCCGTACTCCGAGAACCTGGTGATCGCCACCAAGGTGGGCCACACGAGGCCGTCCCCGAGCGAATGGAAGCCGGTCGGCCGGCCGGAGTATCTCCGCCAGGCAGCAGAGCTGAGTCTGCGCCGGCTGAGGCTCGAGCGGATCGACCTACTGCAACTCCATCGCGTCGACCCGTTGGTCCCGTTCGCGGATCAACTCGGCGCGCTCGCGCAGCTGCAGGCAGAGGGAAAGGTGTGGCACATCGGTCTCTCCGAGGTGACGGTCGAGCAGTTGGAGCAGGCTCGCGCGATGGTCGACATCGTCAGTGTGCAGAACCGCTACAACTTGACCGACCGCGAACACGATCCCGTCATCGAGTACTGCGAATTACACGGGATCGCCTTTGTGCCTTGGCTTCCGATCGCGAACGGCGATCACCTAGCACGGCCGCTGCTGGTCGAGATCGCCACCGAGGCGGGCGCGACGCCGGCGCAGGTTTCGCTGGCCTGGTTGCTACACAGATCACCGATGATGGTGCCCATTCCGGGGACCAGTTCGGAGGCTCACCTGGTCGAGAACGTTGCGGCGGCGCAACTGGAGCTGACGGCGGATCAGCTCGATCGGTTGGATTCCGTCGGTTCGGAGCGGTAG
- a CDS encoding DUF4244 domain-containing protein: protein MSKALVAVRRLHKFSERGAATAEYAVTMVAACGIGGILIALLKSPAMLSLLKAIINFALKAAGLDGVQI, encoded by the coding sequence ATGTCCAAGGCGCTGGTGGCCGTCCGCCGCCTTCACAAGTTCAGCGAGCGCGGCGCGGCGACCGCGGAGTATGCAGTGACGATGGTCGCCGCCTGCGGCATCGGCGGCATCCTCATCGCGCTGCTGAAGTCGCCCGCGATGCTGTCCTTGCTCAAGGCAATCATCAACTTCGCCCTCAAGGCCGCAGGACTCGACGGCGTCCAGATCTGA